From a region of the Triticum aestivum cultivar Chinese Spring chromosome 7D, IWGSC CS RefSeq v2.1, whole genome shotgun sequence genome:
- the LOC123169185 gene encoding peroxidase A2 gives MSSSSSSSTRVSQLGIAGLAALLAAVCLLHAGGAAAAELCTDYYDCTCPDAYKIVQGVLVEAHQSDPRIFASLIRLHFHDCFVQGCDGSLLLDTFDGMESEKDARPNNGSARGFEVVDAAKAALEDACPGVVSCADILAIAAEISVELSGGPGWNVLLGRLDSFTSSKADAENLPGPFDGLDVLRAKFRNATLDDTTDLVALSGGHTFGRVQCQFVTGRLYNFSGTNQPDPTLDATYRAFLSQRCPRNGDGTSLNDLDPTTPDNFDKNYFTNLEVNRGFLQSDQELKSDPGAAGTTAPIVDRFAGSQEAFFSSFVTSMIKMGNIRPVTDPSQGEVRNRCAFVNSN, from the exons atgtcttcttcttcttcttcttctacccgGGTCTCCCAGCTGGGCATCGCCGGCTTGGCCGCGCTTCTGGCGGCCGTCTGCCTCCTCcacgccggcggggcggcggcggcggagctgtgCACGGACTACTACGACTGCACGTGCCCGGACGCGTACAAGATCGTGCAGGGGGTGCTGGTGGAGGCGCACCAGTCGGACCCTCGCATCTTCGCCAGCCTCATCCGCCTccacttccacgactgcttcgtgCAGGGCTGCGACGGCTCGCTGCTGCTGGACACCTTCGACGGGATGGAGTCGGAGAAGGACGCGCGGCCCAACAACGGGTCGGCGCGCGGCTTCGAGGTCGTGGACGCCGCCAAGGCCGCCCTCGAGGACGCCTGCCCCGgcgtcgtctcctgcgccgacatcctCGCCATCGCCGCCGAGATCTCGGTCGAGCTG TCCGGAGGGCCCGGGTGGAACGTGTTGCTGGGGAGGCTGGACAGCTTCACGTCCAGCAAAGCCGACGCCGAGAACCTACCAGGCCCCTTCGACGGCCTCGATGTGCTGAGAGCAAAGTTCCGGAACGCCACGCTCGACGATACTACCGACCTCGTCGCCCTCTCAG GTGGCCACACTTTCGGCCGCGTGCAATGCCAGTTCGTCACGGGCCGGCTGTACAACTTCAGCGGGACGAACCAGCCTGACCCGACCCTCGACGCGACATACCGAGCCTTCCTGTCACAGAGATGCCCGAGGAACGGCGACGGAACGTCCCTCAACGACCTCGACCCGACCACACCCGACAACTTCGACAAGAACTACTTCACAAACCTCGAGGTGAACCGCGGCTTCCTTCAGTCAGACCAGGAGCTCAAGTCGGACCCCGGCGCGGCGGGGACGACGGCGCCAATCGTCGATCGGTTCGCGGGCAGTCAGGAGGCCTTCTTCAGTAGCTTCGTGACTTCTATGATCAAGATGGGGAACATTAGGCCCGTCACAGATCCCTCCCAGGGAGAAGTCCGGAACCGCTGCGCGTTTGTCAATTCAAATTAG